From Pedobacter indicus, a single genomic window includes:
- a CDS encoding NADH-quinone oxidoreductase subunit D — protein MANPITKITSNKPVLTDNDPQEELITLNLGPTHPATHGVFQNVLQMDGERIVSGVSTIGYIHRAFEKIAEHRPFYQITPLTDRLNYCSSPINNMGWHMTVEKLLEIEMPKRVDYMRVIIMELARITDHIICNGILGVDTGAFSGFLYVMHEREKIYEIYEEICGSRLTTNIGRIGGFERDFNESVFAKIRAFLKRFPPVLDEFTELFDRNRIFIERTSGVAAVDTATALDYSWSGPLLRATGLDYDVRVMEPYSSYEEFDFEIPVGTNGDVYDRYMVRNEEMRQSMRIIEQALDKIEKEPAGIFHADVPEYYLPPKEKVYNNMEALIYHFKIVMGEVDTPKSEVYHAVEGANGELGFYLINDGGRSPYRLHFRRPSFINYSMYAPMSRGMLLSDAIINMSSLNVIAGELDA, from the coding sequence ATGGCCAACCCGATAACGAAAATTACATCTAATAAACCAGTTCTTACCGATAATGACCCACAAGAAGAACTGATAACCCTGAATTTGGGTCCCACACACCCTGCAACGCATGGAGTGTTCCAGAATGTTCTTCAAATGGATGGCGAACGGATCGTTAGCGGCGTTTCGACGATTGGATACATTCATAGAGCTTTTGAAAAGATCGCTGAGCACCGACCTTTTTATCAAATTACGCCATTGACCGATAGGCTTAATTACTGTTCATCACCAATTAACAATATGGGGTGGCATATGACGGTGGAAAAACTGTTGGAAATTGAGATGCCGAAACGTGTTGATTATATGCGTGTAATCATCATGGAGCTTGCGCGCATCACCGATCATATTATATGCAACGGTATATTAGGTGTAGACACAGGTGCTTTTTCGGGCTTCTTATACGTTATGCATGAGCGTGAAAAAATCTATGAGATTTATGAAGAGATCTGTGGCTCGCGTTTGACAACCAATATTGGTAGAATCGGGGGTTTTGAACGTGATTTTAACGAATCTGTATTTGCTAAGATACGTGCTTTCTTGAAGCGCTTTCCGCCTGTACTTGACGAATTTACTGAGTTGTTTGATCGTAATCGCATTTTTATAGAGAGAACTTCGGGTGTTGCGGCTGTTGATACAGCGACCGCATTGGATTATAGCTGGAGTGGGCCATTGTTACGAGCAACCGGATTGGATTATGATGTGAGGGTTATGGAACCTTATTCATCTTATGAGGAATTTGACTTTGAAATTCCGGTTGGCACCAATGGCGACGTGTACGATCGCTATATGGTCCGTAACGAGGAAATGCGTCAAAGCATGCGGATTATAGAGCAAGCACTCGATAAGATAGAAAAGGAACCTGCTGGTATTTTCCATGCAGATGTACCGGAGTATTATTTGCCTCCGAAAGAGAAGGTCTATAATAATATGGAGGCGTTGATCTACCATTTTAAAATTGTTATGGGTGAAGTCGATACTCCGAAGTCGGAAGTCTATCATGCGGTTGAAGGAGCTAACGGGGAGTTGGGCTTTTACTTAATTAATGATGGCGGGAGATCTCCCTACCGGTTGCACTTCCGTAGACCGTCTTTTATTAATTATTCGATGTACGCACCGATGAGTAGGGGAATGCTACTTTCTGATGCGATTATAAATATGAGTAGTTTAAATGTAATAGCAGGAGAATTAGATGCTTAG
- a CDS encoding NADH-quinone oxidoreductase subunit NuoE family protein — translation MLSVNNTEEIEFPHELLARFGEIVSRYPEGMQKSALLPILHEVQAVYNWLSTPMMDKVADYLGIQAIEVYEVATFYTMFLLKPSGRYVLDVCRTGPCCLVGAEKIMQHIEQRLGVKEGEVTEDGMFSWRGVECLAACGGGPVLQIGPEYTYYENLTEESVDQLIDELRNK, via the coding sequence ATGCTTAGCGTAAATAATACTGAAGAAATTGAATTCCCACATGAGCTACTGGCTCGGTTTGGTGAAATTGTTTCCCGATATCCTGAAGGGATGCAGAAATCTGCTCTGCTACCGATTTTACATGAGGTACAGGCTGTTTATAATTGGCTCAGTACGCCGATGATGGACAAGGTGGCTGATTATTTGGGAATACAAGCGATAGAGGTGTATGAAGTAGCTACGTTCTATACAATGTTTTTGCTTAAACCCTCTGGTAGGTATGTGTTAGATGTGTGCCGGACAGGACCATGTTGTTTGGTGGGAGCAGAGAAAATTATGCAGCACATTGAGCAGCGTCTGGGTGTTAAAGAAGGTGAAGTGACCGAAGACGGTATGTTTAGCTGGAGGGGGGTCGAATGTTTAGCAGCGTGTGGTGGGGGACCAGTATTGCAGATAGGACCCGAGTATACTTATTATGAAAATTTAACAGAAGAAAGTGTTGATCAGTTAATCGATGAGTTAAGAAATAAATAG